In the Harmonia axyridis chromosome 3, icHarAxyr1.1, whole genome shotgun sequence genome, one interval contains:
- the LOC123676879 gene encoding protein PAT1 homolog 1 gives MKNLNQMAESSFFNFPTLKDSEQISLPEDDSCLDNEDEYDALNDETFGDIECDSTVDDWEQQHEKFAQFAKHSSKEDEIVDSLKDLVLSSSPLNLTGNSVWAYTPTPRNGESPTIQNLLPTALQRSKVERRTGIDEVDTPKTIQVTSPFQHNIPKSTPKICTVEELEKSLIKTTNVPPPTLPVPVKPPPPPGYRFVTPPGIFLPRGYPIQGYPPQYPVGPNRFPPGFPPANMGTPMRHVIYPPRFRPMPPHSFLKGNNILQRPPPGLPYPNHLNHQGPSHLHRGGMPLMPAHVQNVHPMHQYQQQQQHNQQQYHYQQRQEGSRDKNVVIDEYEGLMTPREKQWLLNIQMLQLNTGTPYFDDYYYTIYKERKARSNKENQQQLLRLQTGRQRRNSDRQESPLTPKVYTPLQFENSLGKLQCGSVMAPRKIIDMDVVNCDKDSENTSMSSRDSKKTKQLLLELEALYTMFLKAEDLTNAMAINNLKTLKDIKLKQRIRELENATTVEQKHEILELVKKENEDVVENPLDYMQKIVNTLLQEEKFTSFMNIRKGKILLLRLLPAIHSEHFFPQIVEIWGKLLLSIPIIGRRDTAGDKILPKLYPLFKRYTQTVKMANILDNIQGLTEVTRLENSRSTPLGHQSKAPLYFVLMNQFGLSAMTAFLVRSEFLMSTNEVIETQQTALFNFIITVTDLLSQISKIPFPLEGMSQLTLNKLCQRIPNLNADRTMILRKHFVEEKD, from the exons ATGAAGAATTTAAACCAAATGGCTGAATCTTCATTCTTTAATTTCCCCACGCTAAAA GATAGTGAACAGATTTCTCTACCAGAAGACGATAGTTGTTTAGACAATGAAGATGAATATGATGCTCTCAATGATGAAACCTTTGGAGATATTGAATGTGACTCTACTGTCGATGACTGGGAACAACAACACGAAAAATTCGCGCAATTCGCAAAGCATTCAAGTAAAGAAGACGAAATAG ttgaCAGTTTAAAGGATCTAGTTTTGAGTTCCTCCCCCCTAAACCTGACTGGGAATTCTGTCTGGGCTTATACACCTACTCCAAGAAATGGAGAGTCTCCAACTATCCAAAACCTTCTACCCACAGCGCTCCAACGGTCTAAGGTGGAACGCCGGACAGGCATTGACGAAGTTGATACCCCCAAGACTATTCAGGTCACGTCTCCATTTCAGCATAACATACCCAAGTCTACACCCAAGATATGTACTGTGGAGGAGCTGGAGAAGAGCCTCATCAAGACGACCAATGTCCCTCCCCCCACTCTGCCTGTTCCCGTGAAACCTCCGCCACCCCCGGGTTACCGTTTTGTCACTCCGCCAGGCATTTTCTTACCACGAGGGTATCCAATTCAAGGATACCCTCCCCAATACCCGGTGGGCCCCAATAGGTTCCCTCCAGGTTTTCCTCCTGCTAACATGGGGACGCCTATGAGACACGTTATATATCCTCCTAGATTCAGACCTATGCCACCGCACTCATTTCTAAAGGGCAACAACATCCTTCAAAGACCGCCTCCGGGACTGCCTTATCCAAATCAT CTGAATCATCAGGGCCCGTCGCATTTGCATAGGGGCGGCATGCCCTTAATGCCGGCTCACGTGCAGAATGTGCACCCAATGCACCAATACCAACAGCAGCAACAACACAATCAACAGCAGTATCACTACCAACAGCGCCAGGAAGGCTCTCGTGATAAGAACGTAGTCATAGACGAGTACGAGGGGTTGATGACTCCCAGGGAGAAGCAGTGgcttttgaatattcaaatgttgcAATTGAATACAGGCACACCTTATTTTGACGATTACTATTACACA ATATACAAGGAACGGAAGGCCAGAAGCAACAAAGAGAACCAGCAGCAGTTATTGAGACTTCAGACCGGGCGGCAACGTAGGAACAGTGATCGACAGGAGAGTCCCCTGACTCCCAAGGTTTACACCCCCCTGCAATTTGAGAACTCCCTTGGTAAGCTGCAGTGTGGATCGGTCATGGCCCCAAGAAAGATCATAGACATGGATGTGGTGAACTGCGACAAGGACTCAGAAAACACCTCCATGTCTTCCAGGGACAGCAAGAAAACCAAGCAATTGCTCCTGGAATTGGAGGCCCTCTATACAATGTTCCTTAAAGCAGAAGACCTAACCAATGCCATGGCCATCAATAATCTGAAGACATTAAAAGATATTAAGCTGAAGCAGCGTATCAGAGAACTGGAGAATGCCACAACTGTTGAGCAGAAACATGAGATCCTTGAGCTGGTGAAAAAGGAGAATGAAGATGTGGTGGAGAATCCCCTCGATTACATGCAGAAAATTGTGAATACCCTATTGCAAGAGGAAAAGTTCACAAGTTTTATGAATATCAGGAAGGGAAAG ATATTGTTACTGAGACTTCTTCCTGCTATTCATTCAGAACACTTCTTCCCCCAGATCGTAGAGATTTGGGGAAAATTGTTGTTGAGTATACCCATAATTGGTAGAAGAGATACAGCAGGGGACAAAATTTTACCCAAGTTATATCCCCTATTCAAAAG GTATACCCAGACAGTGAAAATGGCAAATATTCTGGACAATATTCAAGGGCTGACAGAGGTAACCAGATTGGAAAATAGCCGTAGCACTCCGTTAGGTCACCAGTCTAAAGCACCTCTCTATTTTGTTTTGATGAATCAG TTTGGCTTATCGGCAATGACAGCCTTTTTGGTGAGGAGTGAATTCCTGATGTCAACTAATGAAGTGATCGAAACTCAACAAACGGCTCTGTTTAACTTCATTATTACTGTGACTGACCTGCTTAGCCAAATATCGAAAATTCCTTTCCCTCTAGAGGGAATGTCACAACTAACGTTGAACAAGCTTTGTCAGCGCATACCTAACCTCAATGCAGACAGAACCATGATACTAAGGAAACACTTTGTTGAGGAGAAGGATTGA